The following are encoded in a window of Cloacibacillus sp. genomic DNA:
- a CDS encoding GNAT family N-acetyltransferase, with translation MKIELIKEEDKRNYLELLLLADEQEDMIDKYLWRGELFALYDGGLRAVCVVTDEGGGVFEIKNLAVEPRFQRRGYGRQMMEFVCGRYGGRCRKILVGTGESPLTIPFYRSCGFQESHRVKDFFINNYDHPMFKNGVRLKDMIYLERNFLTAED, from the coding sequence ATGAAGATAGAGCTTATAAAGGAAGAAGACAAGAGGAACTACCTCGAACTGCTGCTGCTTGCCGACGAGCAGGAGGATATGATCGATAAATATCTGTGGCGGGGAGAGCTGTTCGCGCTGTACGACGGCGGGCTGCGCGCCGTATGCGTTGTGACGGACGAGGGAGGCGGGGTCTTTGAGATAAAGAATCTCGCCGTGGAGCCGCGTTTCCAGCGCAGGGGCTATGGACGTCAGATGATGGAGTTTGTCTGCGGGAGGTACGGCGGCCGTTGCCGCAAGATACTTGTCGGCACCGGCGAGAGCCCGCTTACCATTCCGTTTTACAGGAGCTGCGGCTTTCAGGAGAGCCACCGCGTAAAGGATTTTTTCATCAACAATTATGACCACCCGATGTTTAAAAATGGGGTGCGGCTGAAGGATATGATCTACCTGGAGCGGAACTTCCTGACGGCGGAGGATTAA
- a CDS encoding MATE family efflux transporter → MFLLRGRTINQNRGGRNKYAINMCSGRILPKMLLFAIPLMFSSILQLLFNAADIIVVGRYAGDNSLAAVGSNSSLISLMTNLFVGISIGTNVLVARYYGSKDEEGISKTVATSIIVAVVSGIFLTVLGIVFARKILIMMQTPPEVLGLATLYLVIYFFGMTPMMLYNFGGAILRAVGDTRRPLIYLSFAGVVNVLLNLFFVIYLHLDVAGVAIATVIAQCISAALVLRCLLRESGALRFTPAKARIDVKNLMKMLRIGIPAGLQGVLFSISNVVIQAFINSFGAVVMAGSCASDSIEMFVYFSMEAFYQAIISFTSQNMGAGRFDRVNKVLKVGLVCSALVGGLLGLTATIFGHTLLGIYSSSEAVIAAGMERMKLIAAAYAICGLMEGMGGVMRGMGYSVLPTIVTLLGVCGLRLVWISTLLHIPALHSVATVYISYPVSWAVTFAAHFACFLWVRKRAFGDFKYGRTSKD, encoded by the coding sequence ATGTTTTTATTAAGAGGCAGGACTATCAATCAGAACAGGGGCGGCAGAAACAAGTACGCGATAAATATGTGCAGCGGGCGTATTTTGCCCAAGATGCTGCTCTTTGCGATACCGCTCATGTTTTCGAGCATTCTGCAGCTGCTTTTCAACGCGGCGGATATTATCGTGGTGGGGCGCTATGCGGGCGACAACTCCCTCGCGGCAGTCGGCTCCAATTCCTCTCTCATCAGCCTGATGACAAACCTTTTTGTCGGCATCTCAATCGGTACGAACGTCCTCGTCGCGCGCTACTACGGTTCCAAGGACGAGGAGGGCATCTCCAAGACCGTCGCCACCTCGATCATCGTCGCCGTGGTGAGCGGTATTTTTCTGACGGTCCTCGGCATTGTTTTCGCGCGCAAGATACTGATAATGATGCAGACGCCGCCGGAGGTTCTCGGTCTGGCGACGCTATATCTAGTCATATATTTTTTCGGTATGACGCCGATGATGCTCTACAACTTCGGCGGCGCGATCCTGCGCGCCGTCGGCGATACCAGAAGGCCGCTGATCTATCTCTCGTTTGCCGGAGTGGTAAATGTCCTCCTGAACCTCTTCTTCGTGATCTATCTCCATCTGGACGTGGCCGGGGTGGCGATTGCCACGGTCATCGCTCAGTGTATTTCCGCGGCCCTTGTGCTGCGCTGCCTGCTCCGCGAGAGCGGGGCGCTGCGTTTCACACCGGCCAAGGCGCGCATCGATGTAAAAAATCTTATGAAGATGCTGAGGATCGGCATTCCCGCGGGACTGCAGGGGGTGCTTTTTTCAATCTCCAACGTTGTCATTCAGGCCTTCATAAATTCGTTTGGCGCGGTAGTCATGGCGGGCAGCTGCGCCTCCGACAGCATTGAGATGTTTGTTTACTTCTCTATGGAGGCCTTTTATCAGGCGATAATATCCTTCACGAGTCAAAATATGGGGGCGGGGAGGTTCGACCGCGTCAATAAGGTGCTGAAGGTCGGCCTTGTCTGCAGCGCCCTTGTCGGCGGCCTGCTGGGACTTACAGCCACTATATTCGGCCATACGCTGCTTGGCATCTATTCCTCGAGTGAGGCGGTCATCGCCGCCGGTATGGAGCGTATGAAGCTGATCGCCGCCGCCTACGCCATCTGCGGCCTGATGGAGGGGATGGGCGGTGTGATGCGCGGAATGGGGTATTCCGTGCTGCCGACGATCGTCACGCTGCTCGGCGTCTGCGGCCTGCGCCTCGTATGGATATCGACGCTGCTCCATATACCGGCCCTGCACAGCGTGGCGACGGTCTATATCTCCTATCCCGTCTCCTGGGCGGTGACCTTCGCGGCCCATTTCGCCTGCTTCCTCTGGGTCAGGAAGAGGGCGTTCGGAGATTTTAAATACGGCAGGACAAGCAAAGATTAA
- a CDS encoding cobalamin-dependent protein (Presence of a B(12) (cobalamin)-binding domain implies dependence on cobalamin itself, in one of its several forms, or in some unusual lineages, dependence on a cobalamin-like analog.): MLEIKFNKRFDWKELPPISEIEADASRLAKGITVGETLFFREHGVKSEAEYKRRAIAEGLISKHSHVGWNSWEETAKNIEFIYNELKRRGSYITRFGFILDWVMGVPAAYRDKLPKGTGLILNTPEEWAALGQIVPVQPHMSDHMIGSPNALENTVFALNAGVTSIGNVSHYFTYEYPGVELEYERTVNSLTAFMLMGKVEGTIVHSNMDDGFGNQFRDLASITGWAMMERYLVEDMLGARMAFAYGNLFSDPMGRIIIHSVMEKLNKHHTPGTMIFGNTVDYGLDYQRNYGALASFSLADAIFQRHTPTGHAVASVPVTEAVRIPTAQEIVDGHLTVDMMIEKSKFMAPFINWERVNAERDLYIFCGKIFFERMMNALDDLGVDINHPGEIFAALKAIGPRQLEDNFGVGERTASGERLPVRPTDMIKNLNSKKDQALARFGEIEAELSGEKVLVGSTDIHDYGKEIVKAILTKAGAAVFDLGNYVTPEEVVDTLIETEAKAVALSTYNGIALSYAKELTEKMRESGTEATLILGGQLNENMEGGSLAVDVTEELRALGVNCDNDMDKIISVVKSIYAA, from the coding sequence ATGTTGGAAATAAAGTTTAACAAGAGGTTTGATTGGAAGGAGCTTCCGCCGATCTCCGAGATAGAGGCCGACGCCTCCAGGCTCGCGAAGGGGATAACCGTGGGGGAGACTTTGTTTTTCCGTGAGCATGGCGTTAAAAGCGAGGCGGAGTATAAGCGCCGCGCGATCGCCGAGGGGCTCATCTCCAAGCATTCGCATGTCGGATGGAATTCCTGGGAGGAGACGGCGAAGAATATTGAGTTTATCTATAATGAGCTGAAACGGCGCGGCAGTTATATCACGCGCTTCGGTTTCATTCTCGACTGGGTGATGGGCGTTCCCGCCGCGTACAGGGATAAGCTGCCGAAGGGCACGGGGCTTATTCTTAACACGCCGGAGGAGTGGGCGGCGCTGGGGCAGATAGTCCCCGTGCAGCCGCATATGTCGGACCATATGATCGGCTCGCCGAACGCGCTGGAGAATACCGTCTTCGCGCTCAACGCGGGGGTCACCTCCATAGGCAACGTCTCGCACTATTTTACCTACGAGTATCCGGGCGTCGAGCTTGAGTATGAGCGCACGGTAAATTCTCTGACGGCCTTCATGCTGATGGGCAAGGTGGAGGGAACGATCGTCCATTCCAATATGGACGACGGTTTCGGCAATCAGTTCCGCGACCTTGCGAGCATCACAGGCTGGGCGATGATGGAACGGTATCTCGTCGAGGATATGCTCGGCGCGCGGATGGCTTTCGCCTACGGCAATCTTTTCAGCGACCCGATGGGACGGATAATAATTCACTCCGTAATGGAGAAGCTCAACAAGCACCACACGCCGGGGACGATGATCTTTGGCAACACGGTGGATTATGGCCTCGACTATCAGCGGAATTACGGCGCGCTGGCCTCTTTCTCGCTCGCTGACGCGATATTCCAGCGCCACACGCCGACGGGACACGCCGTCGCCTCGGTGCCGGTGACGGAGGCGGTGCGCATCCCGACGGCGCAGGAGATCGTCGACGGGCATCTGACGGTCGATATGATGATTGAAAAGTCAAAGTTTATGGCCCCCTTCATCAACTGGGAGCGGGTCAACGCCGAACGTGACCTCTATATTTTCTGCGGGAAGATTTTCTTTGAGCGGATGATGAACGCCCTTGACGACCTCGGCGTGGATATCAATCATCCGGGAGAGATTTTTGCGGCGCTGAAGGCCATCGGCCCGCGTCAGCTTGAGGATAATTTCGGCGTGGGCGAAAGGACGGCCTCCGGCGAGCGGCTCCCGGTGCGTCCGACGGATATGATAAAGAATCTCAATTCCAAGAAGGATCAGGCGCTTGCCCGCTTCGGCGAGATCGAGGCGGAGCTATCCGGCGAGAAGGTGCTCGTCGGCTCGACGGATATCCATGACTATGGCAAGGAGATCGTCAAGGCGATCCTCACCAAGGCGGGAGCGGCCGTTTTTGACCTCGGGAATTATGTGACGCCGGAGGAGGTCGTGGATACGCTGATTGAGACCGAGGCGAAGGCCGTGGCTTTGAGCACTTATAACGGGATCGCGCTCAGTTACGCTAAGGAGCTCACGGAGAAGATGCGGGAGTCGGGGACGGAGGCGACGCTTATCCTCGGCGGACAGCTCAACGAGAATATGGAGGGCGGCTCGCTCGCCGTAGACGTCACGGAGGAGCTGCGGGCGCTCGGCGTCAACTGCGATAATGACATGGATAAGATAATATCTGTGGTGAAGAGTATTTATGCCGCGTGA
- a CDS encoding Fic family protein, translating into MVSLIRRTMQAMPDLEKYPSMDYDTDELIYAVLTHYQFEIIHPFLNGNWSVGRLLMMLFLKEKNLLFNPAIDLSYFLKKKRVEYYDRMTDARIKRDYGQWTALFRQALTESADDTSADKVSAVIDELNALHDANITLLGKTEYPIKKIMPAFSYLEANPVIDIKQTSKALGIAYSSAFFSIKCLAEVGILAHTANVMRNQIFAYEAYLNILRKVT; encoded by the coding sequence ATGGTATCTCTGATCCGCCGCACGATGCAAGCGATGCCTGATTTGGAAAAGTACCCAAGCATGGATTACGATACGGATGAATTGATATATGCTGTACTGACACATTATCAATTTGAAATTATTCATCCGTTCCTTAATGGCAATTGGAGTGTAGGCCGGTTGCTTATGATGTTATTTTTGAAGGAGAAAAACCTTCTTTTCAATCCGGCAATAGACCTTTCATATTTTTTAAAGAAAAAGCGCGTGGAATATTATGACCGAATGACCGACGCGCGGATAAAAAGAGATTATGGGCAGTGGACGGCGTTATTCCGGCAGGCTTTGACGGAATCCGCCGATGACACCTCCGCTGATAAGGTCTCCGCCGTTATCGATGAATTAAACGCTTTGCATGATGCCAATATTACGCTGCTTGGAAAGACGGAATATCCTATTAAAAAAATTATGCCCGCCTTCAGTTACCTGGAAGCAAACCCCGTCATAGATATCAAACAAACTTCTAAGGCGCTTGGTATTGCGTATAGTTCGGCATTCTTTTCCATAAAATGTCTGGCTGAAGTTGGTATTCTAGCCCACACCGCCAATGTCATGAGAAACCAAATCTTCGCATACGAAGCCTATTTAAATATTCTGCGTAAGGTCACTTGA
- a CDS encoding glutamate mutase L produces MPRDRKAVLLDFGSTHTKVAVVSPREERILFSGCTASTVKSDARLGLRRCLEMARDVLSAAEFDGALKLASSSAAGGLRMAVIGLSRSLSVTAGRSAAFGAGGKILATLAGRIKEPELAGLAAEKVEIILFCGGYERGSEAALLHNAALLAASSLQAPVIYAGNSFAAAKVRSLLASGGKECFIADNIIPSVGVLNTAMAESIVREIFLKRIINMKGLDGVRGMLDGILMPTPSAVLAAGELLARGCGGEKGLGELIIFDVGGATTDVHSFAEQRSCEGARIIGAAEGFAKRTVEGDLGLRESSALVAEGAGTAKLAADSAVSEAFMAEAVARRVADNAFLPATREERRVDSVLASHCIRAAARRHAGCLEHTASVGCKLLQRGKNLSGVKNIIGTGGPLINNEDPAALLKEGSERDVLLPETAALYRDGSYMLYAMGLLACSEPKAALGIMKKSLEALS; encoded by the coding sequence ATGCCGCGTGACAGAAAGGCCGTGCTGCTGGATTTCGGCAGCACGCACACAAAGGTGGCGGTGGTGTCGCCGCGCGAGGAGAGGATTCTTTTCAGCGGATGCACCGCCTCCACGGTGAAGAGCGACGCGCGGCTCGGCCTGCGGCGCTGTCTGGAGATGGCGAGGGATGTCCTCTCCGCCGCAGAGTTTGACGGAGCGCTGAAGCTGGCCTCTTCGAGCGCCGCAGGCGGCCTTCGCATGGCCGTTATCGGGCTCAGCCGCAGCCTCAGCGTCACGGCAGGCCGCAGCGCCGCCTTCGGCGCGGGAGGAAAGATTCTCGCCACGCTCGCCGGCAGGATAAAGGAGCCGGAGCTGGCGGGGCTCGCCGCGGAGAAGGTCGAGATAATCCTCTTCTGCGGCGGCTACGAGCGGGGCAGTGAGGCCGCCCTGCTGCATAACGCCGCCCTCCTCGCGGCCAGCTCCCTGCAGGCGCCGGTGATATACGCAGGCAATAGTTTTGCCGCCGCCAAGGTGCGCTCTCTGCTCGCCTCCGGCGGTAAGGAGTGCTTCATTGCCGATAATATCATCCCCTCGGTGGGGGTGCTGAACACCGCGATGGCGGAGAGTATCGTCAGGGAGATTTTCCTGAAGCGCATCATTAATATGAAGGGGCTGGATGGGGTGCGGGGGATGCTTGACGGCATCCTGATGCCCACTCCTTCGGCGGTGCTCGCGGCGGGGGAGCTTCTCGCCCGCGGCTGCGGCGGGGAAAAGGGTTTAGGAGAGCTGATTATCTTTGACGTTGGCGGCGCGACGACCGACGTGCATTCATTCGCGGAACAGCGTTCCTGTGAGGGGGCGCGTATCATCGGAGCCGCCGAGGGGTTTGCTAAACGCACCGTGGAGGGCGACCTTGGCCTGCGCGAATCATCGGCGCTGGTGGCCGAGGGAGCGGGGACGGCGAAGCTCGCGGCGGACTCGGCGGTCTCCGAGGCCTTTATGGCGGAGGCTGTGGCGCGCCGTGTGGCGGACAACGCCTTTCTGCCCGCCACGCGCGAAGAACGCCGCGTGGATTCCGTGCTGGCCTCCCACTGTATACGCGCGGCCGCTAGACGTCACGCGGGATGTTTGGAACATACGGCCTCTGTTGGCTGCAAGCTGCTGCAGCGAGGCAAGAACCTTAGCGGCGTAAAAAACATCATCGGCACCGGCGGCCCGCTGATAAACAACGAAGATCCGGCGGCGCTGCTGAAGGAGGGAAGCGAGCGGGACGTCCTGCTGCCTGAGACGGCGGCGCTTTACCGCGACGGGAGCTATATGCTTTACGCGATGGGGCTTCTGGCGTGCTCCGAACCAAAGGCGGCGCTGGGGATAATGAAAAAGAGCCTTGAGGCTCTCTCATGA